One Triticum dicoccoides isolate Atlit2015 ecotype Zavitan chromosome 4B, WEW_v2.0, whole genome shotgun sequence genomic window carries:
- the LOC119292644 gene encoding uncharacterized protein LOC119292644, whose protein sequence is MANMRGGGRLACPFVLPFAPFSLDSLSSRRRPADARPRRFAAAFFRWEEKRRSEQVRRRPWRSQIRRRRRLTSTDLASAIHPTPRSSLAAGRSPHLPSPGSATTAPSPPLSSHHKEKEDTDRASQDAGHGAPITSIRQGGSTKADCCFLPSSSARSSTQAQHPPPPPLVRFCHRCQASALSFTPCRPAPTLLLLKHKRQQHHQRPTLAAPQTRDGAQAWCEWFLSSALSTQTLLCLCFTSRQLQNHYRSQNCCKTEPGCFQTKCHQSGTLLASKYQVGRLSVNMSTSCAPNICGFTYAWFHKRIHL, encoded by the exons ATGGCGAACATGC GTGGGGGAGGGCGACTGGCTTGCCCTTTCGTGCTCCCATTCGCCCCTTTCTCTCTCGACTCCCTCTCCTCTCGCCGCCGACCAGCCGATGCCCGTCCTCGTCGATTTGCCGCTGCGTTCTTCAGGTGGGAAGAGAAGAGGAGGAGCGAGCAGGTCAGGCGGCGTCCATGGCGCTCGCAGATCCGCCGGCGCCGTCGTCTGACCTCCACCGACCTCGCCTCCGCCATCCACCCAACTCCTCGCTCCTCTCTCGCCGCCGGCCGCTCCCCTCATCTCCCGTCGCCGGGATCCGCCACAACCGCaccctcccctcccctctcctctcaCCACAAGGAGAAGGAGGACACAGATCGGGCAAGCCAAGACGCCGGCCATGGCGCTCCCATCACATCCATCCGTCAAGGGGGGTCGACCAAGGCGGACTGCTGCTTTCTTCCTTCCTCCAGCGCTCGCTCCTCAACTCaag CCCAacatccaccaccaccgccgctggTTCGGTTCTGCCACCGTTGTCAAGCATCTGCTTTGTCGTTCACGCCATGCAGACCTGCTCCGACGTTGCTACTCCTCAAGCACAAG AGACAGCAACATCACCAGCGCCCAACGCTAGCCGCACCTCAGACCCGAGATGGCGCACAAGCTTGGTGTGAATggttcctctcctctgctctctctacaCAAACATTACTTTGTTTGTGCTTTACTTCTCGTCAG TTGCAGAACCACTATCGAAGTCAAAACTGCTGCAAAACCGAACCAGGATGTTTTCAAACAAAATGCCACCAATCTGGGACATTATTAGCTTCAAAGTACCAAGTG GGTAGGCTCTCGGTGAATATGTCGACTTCTTGCGCTCCTAATATATGCGGTTTTACTTATGCCTGGTTTCATAAGAG GATTCATCTATGA